From the Thermovirga sp. genome, one window contains:
- a CDS encoding polyphenol oxidase family protein has protein sequence MINAAIWGWEKTSIEGQGMIRYRVPPHLDDIMTVVLFLKGPLMEETGGNLSKVSQQLFGKEKDIPLVAPSQVHGTRMVEALPSMSLPARPEGDALLVRSTGVFGSLRFADCVPVVAVSDRPRPWILLVHSGFIGTARGVTREALKETMKVVGLTSLEDIHFWIGPGIGSCCYSREMDDPKTREGLKRIPRNSWRVEEGIAYFDLSDAIVTTLYDMKVPKENITRIDQCTCCSSGGYYSYRKGDRLGKSLLLAGFREGFHKTTLWWENKF, from the coding sequence GTGATAAACGCCGCGATTTGGGGATGGGAGAAGACTTCAATCGAGGGACAGGGGATGATTCGCTACCGGGTGCCTCCCCATCTAGATGACATTATGACAGTTGTCCTTTTTCTCAAGGGTCCGCTGATGGAAGAAACCGGGGGCAACCTTTCCAAGGTTTCCCAGCAACTCTTTGGAAAGGAAAAGGATATTCCCCTGGTCGCTCCATCCCAGGTACACGGCACGAGGATGGTCGAGGCCCTTCCCTCGATGTCGCTTCCAGCCCGGCCGGAAGGCGATGCGCTTTTGGTGAGAAGTACCGGTGTTTTTGGAAGCCTCAGGTTCGCCGATTGCGTCCCCGTGGTCGCCGTAAGCGATCGGCCCCGGCCCTGGATCCTCCTCGTGCACTCGGGGTTTATCGGTACCGCCAGGGGAGTGACGCGGGAAGCCCTGAAGGAAACGATGAAGGTCGTCGGTCTTACGTCCCTTGAGGATATTCACTTCTGGATCGGTCCCGGGATAGGCTCCTGCTGCTATTCAAGGGAAATGGATGATCCGAAGACCCGAGAAGGCCTGAAACGCATCCCCCGGAACTCCTGGAGGGTGGAAGAGGGCATTGCCTATTTTGACCTCTCCGATGCGATTGTTACAACTTTATATGACATGAAGGTTCCCAAAGAAAATATCACACGGATTGACCAGTGCACCTGTTGTTCTTCCGGGGGTTACTATTCCTACAGAAAAGGTGATCGACTAGGAAAATCCCTGCTTTTGGCGGGGTTCCGTGAAGGATTCCATAAAACCACTCTTTGGTGGGAGAATAAGTTTTGA
- a CDS encoding Gfo/Idh/MocA family oxidoreductase yields the protein MEPIRVGVVGVGHLGFHHARVYTELLNTDVVGIVDTNLERAAAVGELLRVPFYSDIETFYRQARPDAVSVVVPTVQHFESAKRALASGIHVLIEKPVTSTVEEAVELLQLAAAQNLVLQVGHIERFNSAVQHVRNIIKEPLFLQSRRIGPFSSRISDVGVVLDLMIHDIDIILSLVHSEISAISAMGRSVRSSLEDIATAQIAFENGTLAQILVSRVSERRLRQLEIMEPERFVTVNYETQDVSIHRCVQEKECGLVEVIEHPVFPKREPLKLELQHFVTCVREGKQPLVGIMDGKRALEVAISILKQIQTPVRMAQNAAEVV from the coding sequence ATGGAACCGATTAGGGTCGGCGTGGTAGGAGTGGGGCACCTGGGATTTCACCATGCCAGGGTCTACACGGAACTGCTTAATACCGATGTCGTCGGAATAGTGGACACCAACCTCGAAAGGGCCGCGGCCGTCGGGGAGCTGCTGAGGGTGCCCTTCTATTCTGATATTGAAACCTTTTACCGCCAGGCCAGGCCCGATGCGGTCAGCGTCGTGGTACCCACTGTCCAGCACTTCGAATCGGCGAAACGAGCTCTTGCCAGCGGCATCCACGTGCTGATTGAAAAGCCGGTCACATCCACCGTTGAGGAAGCCGTGGAGCTTTTGCAGTTGGCTGCTGCCCAAAACCTAGTCCTCCAGGTCGGGCATATCGAACGATTCAACAGCGCGGTGCAGCATGTGAGGAACATCATCAAGGAACCCCTTTTTCTCCAGTCGAGGAGAATAGGGCCCTTCAGTTCCAGGATAAGCGACGTGGGCGTCGTGCTGGACCTGATGATCCATGACATCGATATCATCCTCTCTCTCGTTCATTCGGAGATATCGGCCATTTCGGCCATGGGCCGATCGGTAAGGTCTTCCCTAGAGGATATCGCCACCGCTCAGATCGCCTTCGAGAACGGAACGCTGGCCCAGATCCTGGTGAGCCGAGTTTCCGAAAGAAGGCTGAGGCAACTGGAGATAATGGAGCCGGAGAGGTTTGTCACGGTCAACTATGAAACCCAGGACGTATCAATCCACCGTTGCGTGCAGGAGAAGGAATGCGGGCTTGTGGAGGTCATCGAGCACCCGGTATTTCCGAAAAGAGAGCCCCTTAAACTGGAATTGCAGCACTTTGTAACCTGTGTCAGGGAGGGGAAACAGCCCCTGGTGGGCATCATGGACGGCAAAAGAGCCCTCGAAGTGGCCATATCCATCCTTAAACAGATCCAGACGCCGGTCCGGATGGCCCAAAACGCCGCAGAAGTGGTCTAG